The window TATTATTTTAATTGTTTTTTGGCAAATTCCCCTAAAATCGGCACTACAAATTCTTCACCTTGATAAGTTTTGACAATTAAAACTAACCAGAGAATAAAAGAGCCAATCCCAATCAGTGGCATAATAATCCCTAGCAGAGCCGCCAGGGGACCAATAGCAAACATAACAGGCACAAGCACAACCACTAGTACCATATATAAAATATGGATAAAACCAAAGGTTACTAGGCTCTGCATAGCATGAAATCTAATTTTTTTATTATCCTTTTCCAAAAGTAAAAACAACAAACCACTAACCCAACCCAAAACATAACACAGGGCTGCTTCGACATTTGGTTCTAGACCAGTAATAGTTTTAGAAGTTTTTTCAGCC of the Candidatus Beckwithbacteria bacterium genome contains:
- a CDS encoding DUF4870 domain-containing protein, with amino-acid sequence MAEKTSKTITGLEPNVEAALCYVLGWVSGLLFLLLEKDNKKIRFHAMQSLVTFGFIHILYMVLVVVLVPVMFAIGPLAALLGIIMPLIGIGSFILWLVLIVKTYQGEEFVVPILGEFAKKQLK